From Gemmatimonadaceae bacterium, a single genomic window includes:
- a CDS encoding GAF domain-containing protein — MPPRTLASLAHALGAASDLDAAFVALGEALAEIDRSTHLVLLSFDMRRQLFTEKRTPENGRVLRARVDTTFDHLPARLRATINAGGQFADAGDESDEFARFFGLEHALNEEGLLALRGILVDGHLNTIVVLYEPRRFFGTRVVERFAPYVALFELAFARFSEHEARNEAVRTLEDVTQRVHGEYVKHLARLESDLAEARNTPANASVVEPARLVALEAEAARAREDARRATRRAEAVEGQVAAAVGQLEQAHVELHRRSETLRQKTRTLYLIDRVLSLDASTADPRQLADGLLALVGDDMQAQRCSLVLRVPDAQELYIAAAKGLSPDVTEGKRIAMGVGVSGKVAASRQPVLVTDVAQARGHPLIGDEYFTTGSFISFPLVYHDDLVGVVNLTNRVQRGVFMDEDVERVRLLALVISLVASHAALRERLFETIGVH; from the coding sequence ATGCCTCCACGTACACTTGCGTCCCTGGCGCACGCGCTCGGTGCAGCCTCGGACCTGGACGCCGCCTTCGTGGCGTTGGGCGAGGCGTTGGCGGAAATCGATCGGTCGACGCATCTCGTCCTGCTCTCGTTCGACATGCGGCGCCAGCTTTTCACCGAGAAACGGACGCCGGAGAACGGACGCGTGCTCCGTGCGCGGGTGGATACGACGTTCGATCACCTGCCGGCGCGCCTGCGCGCGACGATCAACGCCGGCGGCCAGTTCGCCGATGCCGGCGATGAGTCCGATGAATTCGCGCGCTTCTTCGGCCTCGAGCATGCGCTGAACGAAGAAGGGTTGCTCGCGCTGCGCGGCATTCTCGTGGACGGCCATCTCAATACGATCGTCGTGCTCTACGAACCGCGCCGGTTTTTCGGGACCCGCGTCGTAGAGCGATTCGCACCGTACGTCGCGCTGTTCGAGCTCGCCTTCGCGCGATTCTCCGAGCACGAGGCACGCAATGAAGCGGTGCGCACGCTCGAGGATGTCACGCAGCGCGTGCACGGCGAATACGTGAAACACCTCGCGCGACTGGAGAGCGACCTCGCGGAGGCGCGCAACACCCCGGCAAACGCGAGCGTCGTCGAGCCGGCGCGGCTCGTCGCGCTCGAGGCGGAGGCCGCGCGCGCACGCGAGGATGCGCGCCGCGCCACGCGACGCGCCGAGGCCGTGGAAGGGCAGGTGGCCGCCGCCGTTGGGCAGCTCGAGCAGGCGCACGTCGAGCTGCACCGCCGCAGCGAGACCCTGCGTCAGAAAACGCGCACGCTCTATCTCATCGATCGCGTGTTGTCCCTCGATGCATCGACCGCCGATCCGCGCCAGCTCGCCGACGGACTCCTAGCGCTCGTGGGCGATGACATGCAGGCCCAACGCTGCTCGCTCGTGCTGCGCGTGCCCGATGCGCAGGAGTTGTACATCGCGGCGGCCAAGGGACTCTCGCCGGACGTGACCGAGGGCAAGCGCATCGCGATGGGCGTTGGGGTGTCGGGCAAAGTCGCAGCGAGCCGGCAGCCCGTGTTGGTCACCGACGTCGCGCAGGCGCGCGGCCATCCGCTCATCGGGGACGAGTACTTCACGACGGGCTCGTTCATCAGCTTTCCGTTAGTCTATCACGACGACCTGGTCGGCGTGGTCAATCTCACCAATCGCGTCCAGCGCGGTGTGTTCATGGACGAGGATGTGGAGCGCGTGCGTCTGCTGGCGCTCGTGATCTCGCTCGTCGCGTCGCACGCGGCGCTGCGCGAACGGTTGTTCGAGACGATCGGTGTCCACTGA
- a CDS encoding phosphatidylserine decarboxylase family protein, which translates to MSFAREGTVFILGGAAAVVIVFALALAFRSWPLWVAGILVLIIAIWVAYFFRDPERVGPRGDRLVIAPADGRVVMITPVEEPDFVHGRAIRISIFMNIFNVHVNRYPVNGTVAYEHYNPGKFLNAAAEKASLENEQMSVGINGGSHKVLVRQIAGLIARRIATYAKLGAPAVQGERMGIIRFGSRVDVFVPPDATIRTRVGERPVAGVTVLAELPQ; encoded by the coding sequence ATGAGCTTCGCGCGCGAAGGCACGGTGTTCATCCTCGGCGGCGCCGCGGCGGTCGTGATCGTGTTTGCGCTGGCGCTGGCGTTTCGATCGTGGCCGCTGTGGGTGGCGGGCATTCTCGTGCTCATCATCGCGATCTGGGTCGCGTACTTCTTTCGCGATCCCGAGCGCGTCGGCCCGCGCGGCGATCGCCTCGTGATCGCACCCGCCGACGGTCGCGTCGTGATGATCACGCCCGTCGAGGAGCCGGACTTCGTGCACGGACGCGCCATCCGTATTTCGATCTTCATGAACATTTTCAACGTGCACGTGAACCGATATCCGGTGAACGGCACGGTGGCGTACGAACACTACAATCCCGGCAAGTTCCTCAACGCCGCCGCGGAGAAGGCGAGCCTGGAGAACGAGCAGATGTCAGTGGGCATCAACGGCGGGTCGCACAAGGTGCTGGTGCGCCAGATCGCCGGACTCATCGCACGCCGCATCGCGACGTATGCCAAGCTCGGCGCGCCGGCCGTGCAGGGCGAGCGCATGGGCATCATCCGCTTCGGCTCGCGGGTGGACGTGTTCGTGCCGCCCGACGCGACCATCCGCACGCGCGTCGGCGAGCGTCCCGTAGCCGGCGTGACGGTGCTCGCGGAGCTGCCGCAGTGA
- the truA gene encoding tRNA pseudouridine(38-40) synthase TruA — protein sequence MPERTVQLVLHYDGAGFAGWQRQPRERTVQGELEDALGHICARPVAALGAGRTDAGVHARGQAVGVRVPERWTPSALRRALNGVLPRDVWVAAVHEMAPAFHARFDAKSRRYSYYIGTDDAARSPFRRRVEWALDRELDLRILAMSAAALLGEHCFRAFAVKGTAPERDAHRCTITRAEWRERPGGLVFEIEANRFLHHMVRLLVGTMADAASGRRDPDSVSLLLGASDNRETSAPAPPHALFLEAVTYPHDLYSTTA from the coding sequence ATGCCGGAGCGCACCGTGCAACTGGTGCTGCACTACGATGGCGCCGGGTTCGCCGGATGGCAGCGACAGCCGCGCGAGCGCACCGTGCAAGGGGAGCTCGAGGACGCGTTGGGCCACATTTGTGCGCGACCCGTGGCCGCGCTCGGCGCCGGCCGAACCGATGCGGGCGTGCACGCACGCGGCCAGGCGGTCGGAGTCCGAGTTCCGGAGCGGTGGACCCCGTCGGCGCTCAGACGCGCGCTGAATGGCGTGCTGCCGCGGGACGTGTGGGTGGCCGCGGTGCACGAGATGGCGCCGGCCTTTCACGCACGCTTCGATGCCAAATCGAGACGGTACAGCTATTACATCGGCACTGACGACGCCGCGCGCTCGCCCTTTCGCCGCCGCGTCGAGTGGGCGCTCGACCGCGAGCTCGACTTGCGAATTCTCGCCATGAGCGCCGCGGCGCTGTTAGGCGAGCACTGCTTTCGCGCGTTCGCCGTGAAAGGCACCGCGCCCGAGCGCGACGCCCATCGCTGCACCATCACGCGCGCCGAGTGGCGCGAACGTCCCGGCGGCCTCGTGTTCGAGATCGAAGCCAACCGGTTTCTGCACCACATGGTGCGCCTGCTCGTGGGCACGATGGCCGATGCCGCGAGCGGGCGCCGCGATCCGGACTCCGTGTCCCTTCTGTTAGGCGCGAGCGACAATCGCGAAACGTCCGCGCCCGCGCCGCCGCATGCGCTGTTTCTCGAAGCGGTCACCTATCCGCACGACCTTTATTCGACCACGGCATGA
- the pssA gene encoding CDP-diacylglycerol--serine O-phosphatidyltransferase, whose amino-acid sequence MRPAIPRPDMRRAVVLLPNGFTLGNLLFGVLAITAASRGDFEWAGWFVVFGGVMDTLDGRVARMTRTSSRFGVELDSLVDAVTFGVAPAFIMYFAALNHDNLGVFVCFIYIACAVMRLARFNIEQGGRAKTQFHGLPSPAAGMTLATYWWFSQTSLFNLVSGWPWHTVLLAVMLVLSFLMISHVLYPAPPNISLRKPGTIVLGAAFIAAIVLVIIDHKRYAFPAMVAYVAYGLLRTFVLGVFDRVPSTDPLMDDDEEEETARPIELAEHPHRRRRRRRRGPPLGDQIHPFSPGSEEERE is encoded by the coding sequence GTGAGACCGGCGATTCCCCGCCCCGACATGCGCCGCGCCGTGGTGCTGCTGCCTAACGGATTCACGTTGGGCAACCTGTTGTTCGGCGTGCTGGCGATCACCGCCGCCTCGCGGGGCGACTTCGAGTGGGCGGGCTGGTTCGTCGTCTTCGGCGGCGTCATGGACACGCTCGATGGTCGCGTGGCGCGCATGACGCGAACGTCCAGCCGATTCGGCGTCGAGCTCGATTCGTTGGTCGATGCGGTCACGTTCGGCGTGGCGCCCGCATTCATCATGTACTTCGCGGCGCTCAACCACGACAACCTGGGCGTCTTCGTCTGCTTCATCTACATCGCCTGCGCGGTGATGCGGCTGGCGCGCTTCAACATCGAACAGGGCGGCCGGGCGAAAACGCAGTTCCACGGCCTGCCCAGCCCCGCGGCCGGCATGACGCTCGCCACCTACTGGTGGTTCAGCCAGACGAGCTTGTTCAACCTGGTGAGCGGCTGGCCGTGGCACACGGTGCTCCTGGCCGTGATGCTCGTGCTGAGCTTTCTCATGATCAGCCACGTGCTCTATCCGGCGCCGCCGAACATCAGCCTGCGCAAACCGGGCACGATCGTGCTCGGCGCCGCCTTCATCGCCGCCATCGTGCTGGTGATCATCGACCACAAGCGCTACGCCTTTCCGGCGATGGTCGCGTACGTCGCCTACGGGCTGCTCCGGACCTTTGTGTTAGGCGTCTTCGACCGCGTGCCGAGCACCGATCCGCTGATGGACGACGACGAGGAAGAAGAGACCGCGCGGCCCATCGAGCTCGCCGAGCATCCGCACCGGCGGCGGCGCCGCCGCCGCCGCGGCCCTCCGTTAGGCGACCAAATCCATCCGTTCAGCCCGGGGTCCGAAGAGGAGCGTGAATGA
- a CDS encoding phosphoribosylaminoimidazolesuccinocarboxamide synthase has translation MTPMVSSDLPLRRLGRGKVRDIYEVDASRLLLVATDRVSAFDVVMRETIPFKGAVLTQLSAWWFGKVADVVPTHLITARTSDIVRLVPALDSFRSMLAGRAMLCRRAAVIPIECVIRGYISGSAWKEYAASGTLAGEPLPKGLRESDRLAEPIFSPATKAETGHDENITVSRMRQIVGADVGAELERLTRAIFARGSAIAENRGIIVADTKLEFGRGADGSIVLIDELLTPDSSRFWPADSYAPGGPQKSFDKQPLRDYLDGERRARRWNGEAPAPALPDDVVRATSARYLDAYRRLTGESLDVSELQ, from the coding sequence ATGACGCCGATGGTCTCGAGCGATCTCCCCCTGCGGCGCCTGGGCCGCGGCAAAGTGCGCGACATCTACGAGGTCGATGCCTCGCGCCTGCTGCTCGTGGCGACCGATCGTGTGAGCGCATTCGACGTCGTGATGCGAGAAACGATTCCCTTCAAGGGCGCCGTGCTCACGCAGTTGAGCGCGTGGTGGTTCGGCAAGGTCGCGGACGTCGTGCCGACGCATCTCATCACGGCGCGCACATCGGACATCGTGCGTCTGGTGCCCGCTCTCGACTCGTTTCGGAGCATGCTCGCCGGACGCGCGATGCTCTGCCGCCGCGCGGCGGTCATCCCGATCGAGTGTGTCATTCGAGGATATATTTCGGGCTCGGCGTGGAAGGAGTACGCGGCATCGGGCACCCTGGCCGGCGAGCCGCTGCCCAAGGGGCTTCGCGAGAGCGACCGGTTGGCGGAGCCGATCTTCAGTCCCGCCACCAAGGCCGAAACGGGACACGATGAAAACATCACCGTGAGCCGCATGCGGCAAATCGTCGGTGCAGACGTCGGTGCGGAGCTCGAGCGGCTCACCCGCGCGATTTTCGCGCGCGGCAGCGCGATCGCCGAGAACCGTGGGATCATCGTGGCCGACACCAAGCTCGAGTTCGGCCGCGGCGCCGATGGGTCGATCGTGTTGATCGACGAGCTGCTCACGCCCGACAGTTCGCGCTTCTGGCCCGCCGATTCGTACGCGCCCGGCGGCCCGCAGAAGAGCTTCGACAAGCAGCCTCTGCGCGACTATCTCGACGGCGAGCGCCGCGCGCGCCGGTGGAACGGCGAAGCGCCGGCACCCGCGCTCCCGGATGACGTGGTCCGCGCCACCAGCGCCCGGTATCTCGATGCGTATCGTCGCCTAACGGGAGAGTCGCTCGACGTGAGCGAATTGCAATGA
- the purQ gene encoding phosphoribosylformylglycinamidine synthase subunit PurQ gives MKFGVVTFPGSNCDYDAFHAVADVLGEHAVYLWHKDHDLQGVDVVILPGGFSYGDYLRAGAIARFSPIMREVAAHARRGGPVLAVCNGFQIACEAGLLPGALLRNASLSFLGQFVRVRVENIDTMFTNRYAPGQILRIPIAHGEGRFTADEDTLNRLEGEGQVAFRYVNADGRLDAESNPNGSQRAIAGIVSAEGNVMGLMPHPERAVESLVGSNDGLGIFQSMLARVSA, from the coding sequence GTGAAGTTCGGCGTCGTCACCTTCCCCGGCTCCAACTGCGACTACGACGCGTTTCACGCCGTGGCCGACGTGTTGGGCGAGCACGCCGTCTATCTCTGGCACAAGGATCACGACCTCCAGGGCGTGGATGTCGTGATCCTGCCCGGCGGCTTCTCGTACGGCGACTACCTGCGCGCCGGCGCCATCGCGCGCTTCAGCCCGATCATGCGTGAGGTCGCGGCGCACGCGCGCCGCGGTGGTCCTGTGCTCGCGGTGTGCAACGGATTCCAGATCGCGTGTGAAGCAGGCCTCCTGCCGGGCGCGCTGCTCCGCAACGCCAGCCTCTCGTTTCTCGGCCAATTCGTGCGAGTGCGCGTCGAGAACATCGACACGATGTTCACCAATCGGTATGCGCCGGGACAGATCCTGCGCATCCCGATCGCCCACGGCGAAGGCCGCTTTACCGCCGACGAGGACACACTGAACCGACTCGAAGGCGAAGGACAAGTAGCGTTCCGGTACGTGAACGCGGACGGCCGGCTCGACGCGGAATCGAACCCGAACGGCTCCCAGCGCGCAATCGCCGGCATCGTGAGCGCCGAAGGCAACGTGATGGGTCTCATGCCGCACCCCGAGCGCGCCGTGGAATCGCTGGTCGGATCGAACGACGGGTTGGGTATATTTCAATCAATGCTCGCTCGAGTATCCGCGTGA
- a CDS encoding trypsin-like peptidase domain-containing protein translates to MRAWSVLAVAAAAAACRGDARPNGNAAPPSSVATALQVESANAATRVDSIDPRRRTLLTDAVAKVSPAVVTVQTEVVQNAPVDPFDAFFGGGGGGQRVLQGLGTGFIVRSDGVIVTNAHVVNDAKTISVALRDGTPYRARLVGKDETNDIAVLKIDAKNLPVAELGNSDSLLIGEWAIAIGNPYGFYLGNSEPSVTTGVISGTGRNLASPNEGSATYVDMIQTDAAINHGNSGGPLVDAVGEVIGMNSSIFSPSGGSVGLGFAIPINRVKRVMEDLLLHGVVRQPWLGIRLVLPETNSPLGALRFGVNVRAVVPGSPAAAAGIKAGDTLVRAGSRVLHNPFDWEAEKLDLRVGERVQLTVKRGEREFPVTVTVASLPDESAPKVQVLKELELVTVTPAIRAERGIRSSHGALIYQVSPRVSDDLGIAKGDVIVQINQLPIENAQDVQKALNALAGRSVIHMYFERGGQIYTTDFMVR, encoded by the coding sequence ATGCGCGCCTGGTCCGTGCTCGCGGTCGCCGCCGCCGCCGCGGCGTGCCGCGGCGACGCCCGGCCGAACGGCAACGCGGCGCCGCCCTCGTCCGTCGCCACGGCGCTGCAGGTGGAGAGCGCCAACGCCGCGACCCGCGTCGATTCCATCGACCCGCGCCGCCGCACCCTGCTCACCGATGCCGTCGCCAAGGTGTCGCCCGCCGTGGTCACGGTGCAGACCGAGGTCGTGCAGAACGCGCCCGTCGATCCATTCGATGCCTTCTTCGGCGGGGGCGGCGGCGGCCAGCGCGTGCTGCAGGGACTCGGCACCGGGTTCATCGTGCGGTCCGACGGCGTCATCGTCACCAACGCGCACGTGGTCAACGACGCGAAAACGATTTCGGTCGCCCTGCGCGACGGCACGCCCTATCGAGCGCGCCTCGTCGGCAAGGACGAAACCAACGACATCGCCGTCCTCAAGATCGACGCCAAGAACCTGCCCGTCGCCGAGCTCGGCAACTCCGACAGTCTGCTCATCGGCGAATGGGCCATCGCGATCGGCAACCCGTACGGATTCTATCTCGGCAATTCCGAACCGAGCGTCACCACGGGCGTCATCAGCGGCACCGGCCGCAACCTGGCGTCGCCTAACGAAGGCAGCGCCACCTACGTCGACATGATCCAGACCGACGCGGCCATCAACCACGGCAACTCCGGCGGCCCGCTGGTCGATGCGGTCGGTGAAGTGATCGGCATGAACAGCTCGATCTTTTCGCCGTCCGGCGGGTCCGTCGGACTCGGCTTCGCGATCCCGATCAATCGCGTCAAGCGCGTGATGGAAGACCTGCTGCTCCATGGCGTGGTCCGGCAGCCGTGGTTAGGCATCAGGCTCGTGCTGCCCGAAACCAACAGCCCGCTCGGCGCGCTCCGGTTCGGCGTCAACGTCCGCGCCGTGGTGCCCGGCTCGCCCGCGGCCGCCGCGGGCATCAAAGCGGGCGATACGCTCGTGCGGGCCGGGAGCCGCGTGCTCCACAATCCCTTCGACTGGGAAGCCGAGAAGCTCGACCTGCGCGTCGGCGAACGCGTGCAGTTGACGGTCAAGCGCGGCGAGCGGGAATTCCCGGTGACCGTCACCGTCGCGTCGCTGCCCGACGAGAGCGCGCCCAAGGTGCAGGTGCTCAAGGAGCTGGAGCTCGTGACCGTCACCCCGGCGATCCGCGCCGAGCGCGGGATTCGGAGCTCGCACGGCGCGCTCATCTATCAGGTGAGCCCGCGCGTCTCCGATGACCTGGGCATCGCCAAAGGCGACGTGATCGTGCAAATCAACCAGCTGCCGATCGAGAATGCGCAGGATGTGCAGAAGGCGTTGAACGCCCTCGCCGGACGGAGCGTGATCCACATGTACTTCGAGCGCGGAGGCCAGATCTACACCACCGACTTCATGGTGCGATGA
- the fsa gene encoding fructose-6-phosphate aldolase has protein sequence MRLFLDTANLDEIQWALATGLIDGVTTNPTLIARELDGDDPTEHVTAIARAVSGPVTVQVISSDAEGIYREARDLARIGDNVVVEIPMVEDGLVAMRRLVPEGAIVNMTLVFTAAQALLAAKAGAAYVSPFIGRLDDAGGDGGALVADIRAMFDRFAPECEILASSVRSPRRLVDAVKLGADAAAVPPAVLRAMLVHPLTDVGLQGFLRDWGTRLGVARSDA, from the coding sequence ATGAGACTGTTTCTCGATACTGCGAATCTGGATGAGATCCAGTGGGCGCTCGCCACGGGGCTCATCGATGGAGTGACCACCAACCCGACGCTCATCGCGCGCGAGCTCGACGGCGATGATCCGACCGAGCACGTCACGGCAATAGCGCGCGCGGTCTCCGGACCGGTGACCGTGCAGGTGATCTCGTCCGACGCCGAGGGCATCTATCGCGAGGCCCGCGATCTGGCGCGCATCGGCGACAACGTGGTGGTCGAGATTCCGATGGTCGAGGACGGCCTGGTGGCGATGCGGCGCCTCGTGCCCGAAGGCGCGATCGTGAACATGACGCTCGTGTTCACCGCGGCGCAGGCGCTGCTCGCGGCCAAAGCGGGCGCCGCGTACGTGAGCCCGTTCATCGGCCGCCTGGACGACGCCGGCGGCGATGGCGGCGCGCTCGTCGCCGACATCCGGGCGATGTTCGACCGCTTCGCGCCCGAGTGCGAGATCCTCGCGTCCTCGGTGCGCAGCCCGCGGCGGCTCGTCGATGCGGTCAAGTTAGGCGCGGATGCAGCCGCCGTTCCGCCGGCCGTGCTGCGCGCGATGCTGGTGCACCCGCTCACCGACGTCGGGCTTCAGGGCTTCCTGCGGGACTGGGGCACGCGGTTAGGCGTGGCCCGGAGTGACGCCTGA
- the purB gene encoding adenylosuccinate lyase encodes MSDATRYTSPLAQRYASRAMLTLWSPQERHALWRRLWLALAEAQQELGVTAVTDEGLAQMRAHLDDIDFDAAAAFERRFRHDVMAHVHAFGAVAPKARAFIHLGATSAFITDNADLILMRRGLALLRVEIVAVLRALAAFAEHWRQEPTLAYTHLQPAQLTTVGKRATLWMQDLVLDLADLDHRAATLPLRGVKGTTGTQASFLELFDGDHDKVLRLERLVVRRLGFDHVLPVTGQTYSRKLDAMVLGVVAGIAASAAKFAGDVRVLQSFGEIEEPFETEQIGSSAMAYKRNPMRAERISSLARFVISIEENANLTHGAQFFERTLDDSANRRLVIPESFLAVDAILLLMANIASGLEVHPARIQRRVADELPFMATEALIVQSVQAGGDRQAAHERIRRHSLAAAQAVKDGAPRNDLFERLAADADAGLSPNDLREAGDPARYLGRAPRQVDEFLRDVIAPILAAAPAAAPDAEEPRV; translated from the coding sequence ATGAGCGACGCGACGCGGTATACCTCACCGCTCGCCCAACGCTACGCGTCCCGCGCCATGCTCACACTGTGGTCGCCGCAGGAGCGGCACGCGCTGTGGCGCCGCCTGTGGCTGGCGCTCGCCGAAGCGCAGCAGGAGTTAGGCGTGACGGCGGTGACCGACGAGGGGCTCGCCCAGATGCGCGCCCACCTCGACGACATCGACTTCGATGCCGCCGCGGCCTTCGAGCGCCGGTTCCGGCACGATGTAATGGCGCACGTCCACGCCTTCGGCGCCGTCGCGCCAAAGGCGCGCGCCTTCATTCACCTCGGCGCCACGAGCGCGTTCATCACCGACAACGCCGATCTCATCCTCATGCGGCGCGGACTCGCGCTGCTGCGCGTCGAAATCGTCGCCGTACTGCGCGCGCTCGCCGCGTTCGCCGAACACTGGCGCCAAGAGCCGACGCTGGCGTACACGCACCTCCAACCGGCGCAGCTGACCACCGTCGGCAAGCGAGCGACGCTGTGGATGCAGGACCTGGTGCTCGACCTCGCCGATCTCGATCACCGCGCGGCGACGCTGCCGTTGCGCGGCGTCAAAGGCACGACGGGCACGCAGGCGAGTTTTCTCGAGCTGTTCGACGGCGACCACGACAAGGTGCTGCGCCTCGAACGGCTCGTGGTTCGCCGGTTAGGCTTCGATCACGTCCTGCCGGTGACCGGACAGACCTACAGCCGCAAGCTCGATGCGATGGTCCTCGGCGTAGTGGCCGGCATTGCGGCGAGCGCGGCGAAATTCGCCGGCGATGTCCGCGTGCTGCAGTCGTTCGGCGAAATCGAAGAGCCGTTCGAGACCGAGCAGATCGGCTCGTCGGCCATGGCCTACAAGCGCAACCCGATGCGCGCCGAACGGATTTCGTCGCTCGCCCGGTTCGTGATCTCCATCGAGGAGAACGCGAACCTGACGCACGGCGCGCAGTTCTTCGAACGCACGTTGGACGACAGCGCCAACCGGCGACTGGTGATTCCCGAGTCGTTTCTGGCGGTGGATGCGATTCTGTTGTTGATGGCCAACATCGCGTCGGGCCTGGAGGTCCACCCGGCGCGCATCCAGCGCCGCGTGGCCGACGAGCTGCCCTTCATGGCGACCGAAGCGCTCATCGTGCAGAGTGTGCAGGCGGGCGGCGATCGCCAGGCGGCGCACGAGCGCATCCGCCGTCACAGCCTGGCGGCGGCGCAAGCCGTGAAGGACGGGGCGCCGCGCAACGATCTGTTCGAGCGCCTCGCCGCCGATGCCGATGCCGGCCTTTCGCCTAACGACCTGCGCGAGGCCGGGGATCCGGCTCGCTATCTGGGACGCGCGCCCCGCCAGGTCGACGAATTTCTGCGCGACGTGATCGCGCCCATCCTTGCTGCCGCGCCCGCGGCCGCCCCCGATGCCGAGGAGCCCCGCGTATGA
- the purS gene encoding phosphoribosylformylglycinamidine synthase subunit PurS: protein MSRYRVSVHIVPRKGILDPQGKAVADALHTLGFRDVEDARIGRHVVLDVAARTPDAAGDAVRQMCERLLANPVTEDYEIARVEGLS from the coding sequence ATGAGCCGCTATAGAGTGTCCGTGCACATCGTGCCGCGGAAAGGTATTCTCGATCCGCAGGGCAAGGCCGTGGCCGACGCCCTGCACACGCTCGGCTTTCGCGACGTCGAGGACGCGCGCATCGGCCGCCACGTCGTGCTCGACGTCGCCGCGCGCACGCCCGACGCCGCCGGCGACGCCGTTCGCCAGATGTGCGAGCGCCTGCTCGCCAACCCCGTCACCGAAGACTACGAGATCGCGCGCGTCGAGGGCTTGTCGTGA